The following are from one region of the Salvia splendens isolate huo1 chromosome 2, SspV2, whole genome shotgun sequence genome:
- the LOC121772487 gene encoding probable arabinosyltransferase ARAD1 codes for MAWRESITFLQKLLRIKLRQRREVLGYCKLLGQKNHTPTFYSQSEVHRSRLLRNLKHSLADPVAMWHVKDEIAPAILLVVDFGGWYRLDTKTSNDSSSDSMIHHTQVSLLKDVIVPYTHLLPRLHLSENRKRPTVLYFKGAKHRHRGGLIHEKLWDLLIDELRVIMEEGFPNATGKEQSIKGMRSSQFCLHPAGDTPTSCRLFDAVRSLCIPVIVSDNVELPFEGMVDYSEFSVFVAVSDALKPDWLVSHLRSYSREQKDRFRRNMATVQPVFQYDNGHPGGVCLIPPGGAVNHIWRKVHQKLPLIREAITRERRKPQGVLVPLRRHCI; via the exons ATGGCGTGGAGAGAGTCCATCACTTTCCTTCAGAAGCTACTCCGTATCAAGCTCAGACAACGAAGGGAGGTGCTCGGCTATTGCAAATTGCTTGGCCAGAAAAACCACACTCCTACATTCTACAGCCAATCAGAGGTTCACCGTTCACGTCTTCTAAG AAACTTGAAGCATTCTTTGGCAGACCCTGTTGCAATGTGGCATGTCAAAGACGAGATAGCCCCTGCTATCCTCCTTGTGGTGGACTTTGGTGGCTGGTACAGGCTTGATACGAAGACATCCAATGACAGCTCTTCCGACTCAATGATACATCATACTCAAGTCTCTCTACTGAAAGATGTCATTGTACCGTACACCCATTTACTTCCTAGGCTACACCTATCTGAAAACCGGAAGAGGCCCACAGTTCTTTACTTCAAAGGAGCAAAGCATAGGCACCGG GGAGGTCTTATTCATGAGAAATTATGGGATttgttgatcgatgagctgagAGTGATTATGGAAGAGGGCTTTCCTAATGCCACAGGGAAGGAGCAATCAATAAAGGGGATGAGGTCATCGCAGTTCTGCTTACATCCAGCAGGCGACACACCAACTTCGTGTAGACTCTTTGATGCTGTGCGGAGTCTCTGCATACCAGTCATTGTCAGCGACAACGTTGAGCTCCCATTTGAAGGCATGGTGGATTACTCAGAATTCTCTGTTTTCGTTGCTGTTAGTGATGCTTTGAAGCCCGATTGGCTAGTGAGTCATCTGAGAAGCTATTCTCGTGAACAGAAGGATAGGTTTCGCAGAAACATGGCCACGGTTCAACCGGTCTTTCAATATGACAACGGCCATCCGGGTGGTGTTTGCCTGATACCTCCAGGTGGCGCAGTGAATCACATATGGAGGAAAGTTCATCAAAAGCTACCATTGATCAGAGAAGCTATCACACGAGAGAGGCGAAAACCTCAGGGAGTATTGGTTCCACTTCGTCGTCATTGCATTTGA
- the LOC121786647 gene encoding pentatricopeptide repeat-containing protein At2g32630-like isoform X2, whose product MHNSMSNQGFYRTAKQVFSSTKSNEHTANLIAESLINSTTRPLQIAESLISKVNPCITHHVLSNPRIPSSSCLRFFEFLRTNQSITPQKPDLESHIVIILRLFGARKFAEAKNILSAAVADENLRSPFSEVASLVSESCAEPTVKIKFFDMLFRVYADNGQFDEGLEVFEYMVNNKFEIDERSCMVYLVALKKCNRFGSLYDFFQKMVECNVMITVYSMTLVMDGLCKRKEVETARKLMHDLVGKGVKPNTYTFNTLIDAYVKKSNHEGVKDILATMEKAGVNFNVATYTLRINWQAKYFGIENAVKVFKEMSEKGVEADVHVYTLMISLYCKKGDIKTAFALFDELVEKGVEPNAHTYNSLIYGVCKMGNMDAAKVLLIEMQSKGINLNRVIFNTLMDGYCKQGMIDEALKLQAIMEKKGFDPDVYVYTMIANCLCKLNRHEEAKKELFSMVEKGVAPNVYSYTTLIDIYSKEGNLVEATRTLHEMEKNGEKPSVVTYNALIHGYCRNGRMKEANELRRKLEVKGLLPDSYTYTSLVQGECIAGDIDEALKLFQEMQMKNINPDVITYTALISGLSKEGRSEEAFELYDEMKEAGVTPDDTVYSCLVGSLHATQT is encoded by the coding sequence ATGCATAATTCCATGTCCAACCAAGGATTCTACCGCACTGCGAAACAAGTTTTCAGCTCTACAAAATCCAATGAACACACCGCAAACTTGATTGCGGAGTCCCTAATTAATTCGACCACAAGACCTCTCCAAATTGCAGAATCTCTCATTTCCAAAGTTAATCCCTGTATCACACATCATGTTCTCTCGAACCCACGAATTCCCAGCTCTTCTTGCTTGcgtttctttgaatttttgcGGACGAATCAGTCCATTACTCCTCAAAAACCCGATCTTGAATCGCACATTGTAATCATTCTGCGGCTTTTCGGAGCTAGGAAATTTGCGGAGGCCAAGAATATTTTGAGTGCTGCTGTTGCAGATGAAAATCTTCGATCTCCATTTTCAGAAGTAGCTTCATTAGTGAGTGAAAGTTGTGCAGAACCCACTGTAAAGATTAAATTCTTTGATATGTTATTTAGGGTTTATGCTGACAATGGACAGTTTGATGAGGGCTTGGAGGTTTTCGAGTATATGGTTAATAATAAGTTTGAGATTGATGAGCGTTCTTGCATGGTTTATTTGGTTGCATTGAAGAAATGCAACCGTTTTGGCTCATTGTATGATTTCTTTCAGAAAATGGTGGAATGCAATGTGATGATTACTGTTTATTCCATGACATTGGTTATGGATGGATTGTGTAAAAGAAAGGAAGTTGAGACAGCCAGAAAATTGATGCACGATCTGGTTGGAAAAGGGGTGAAACCAAACACGTATACTTTCAACACTTTGATAGATGCTTATGTAAAGAAATCGAATCATGAGGGAGTGAAAGATATCTTGGCTACTATGGAGAAGGCCGGGGTGAATTTCAATGTGGCGACGTATACTCTTCGGATTAATTGGCAAGCGAAATACTTCGGTATTGAAAATGCAGTGAAGGTGTTTAAGGAAATGTCTGAAAAAGGTGTAGAAGCAGATGTTCATGTGTACACATTGATGATTAGTTTGTACTGTAAAAAAGGTGATATTAAGACTGCATTTGCTTTATTTGATGAGTTGGTGGAGAAGGGGGTGGAGCCTAATGCCCATACTTATAACTCATTGATATATGGTGTGTGCAAGATGGGGAACATGGATGCAGCGAAGGTCTTGCTCATTGAGATGCAAAGCAAAGGAATAAACTTGAATCGAGTTATTTTCAACACGCTGATGGATGGCTACTGCAAGCAAGGGATGATTGATGAAGCTTTGAAGTTGCAAGCTATTATGGAGAAGAAGGGATTTGATCCTGATGTATATGTGTACACTATGATTGCCAATTGTTTATGCAAATTAAACCGGCATGAGGAAGCGAAGAAGGAACTGTTCTCGATGGTGGAGAAGGGTGTCGCACCAAACGTGTATTCTTACACAACACTGATCGATATATACAGCAAGGAAGGTAATCTTGTTGAAGCTACTAGAACGTTAcatgagatggagaagaatggAGAGAAACCAAGCGTTGTGACATACAACGCTTTAATCCATGGATACTGCCGAAATGGGAGGATGAAGGAAGCAAATGAATTGAGGAGGAAACTGGAAGTTAAGGGGTTGCTGCCAGATAGTTACACGTACACCTCCCTCGTGCAGGGAGAATGTATAGCTGGGGATATAGATGAGGCGCTGAAGCTCTTCCAAGAGATGCAGATGAAGAATATAAATCCGGATGTAATAACTTACACAGCATTGATATCAGGGTTGTCCAAAGAAGGGAGATCAGAAGAGGCTTTCGAGTTGTATGACGAGATGAAAGAAGCTGGTGTCACGCCAGATGATACTGTATACTCTTGTCTTGTGGGCAGCCTCCATGCTACTCAAACTTAG
- the LOC121786647 gene encoding pentatricopeptide repeat-containing protein At2g32630-like isoform X1 yields the protein MLVKCFFTAARMHNSMSNQGFYRTAKQVFSSTKSNEHTANLIAESLINSTTRPLQIAESLISKVNPCITHHVLSNPRIPSSSCLRFFEFLRTNQSITPQKPDLESHIVIILRLFGARKFAEAKNILSAAVADENLRSPFSEVASLVSESCAEPTVKIKFFDMLFRVYADNGQFDEGLEVFEYMVNNKFEIDERSCMVYLVALKKCNRFGSLYDFFQKMVECNVMITVYSMTLVMDGLCKRKEVETARKLMHDLVGKGVKPNTYTFNTLIDAYVKKSNHEGVKDILATMEKAGVNFNVATYTLRINWQAKYFGIENAVKVFKEMSEKGVEADVHVYTLMISLYCKKGDIKTAFALFDELVEKGVEPNAHTYNSLIYGVCKMGNMDAAKVLLIEMQSKGINLNRVIFNTLMDGYCKQGMIDEALKLQAIMEKKGFDPDVYVYTMIANCLCKLNRHEEAKKELFSMVEKGVAPNVYSYTTLIDIYSKEGNLVEATRTLHEMEKNGEKPSVVTYNALIHGYCRNGRMKEANELRRKLEVKGLLPDSYTYTSLVQGECIAGDIDEALKLFQEMQMKNINPDVITYTALISGLSKEGRSEEAFELYDEMKEAGVTPDDTVYSCLVGSLHATQT from the coding sequence ATGCTAGTTAAATGTTTTTTTACTGCTGCTAGAATGCATAATTCCATGTCCAACCAAGGATTCTACCGCACTGCGAAACAAGTTTTCAGCTCTACAAAATCCAATGAACACACCGCAAACTTGATTGCGGAGTCCCTAATTAATTCGACCACAAGACCTCTCCAAATTGCAGAATCTCTCATTTCCAAAGTTAATCCCTGTATCACACATCATGTTCTCTCGAACCCACGAATTCCCAGCTCTTCTTGCTTGcgtttctttgaatttttgcGGACGAATCAGTCCATTACTCCTCAAAAACCCGATCTTGAATCGCACATTGTAATCATTCTGCGGCTTTTCGGAGCTAGGAAATTTGCGGAGGCCAAGAATATTTTGAGTGCTGCTGTTGCAGATGAAAATCTTCGATCTCCATTTTCAGAAGTAGCTTCATTAGTGAGTGAAAGTTGTGCAGAACCCACTGTAAAGATTAAATTCTTTGATATGTTATTTAGGGTTTATGCTGACAATGGACAGTTTGATGAGGGCTTGGAGGTTTTCGAGTATATGGTTAATAATAAGTTTGAGATTGATGAGCGTTCTTGCATGGTTTATTTGGTTGCATTGAAGAAATGCAACCGTTTTGGCTCATTGTATGATTTCTTTCAGAAAATGGTGGAATGCAATGTGATGATTACTGTTTATTCCATGACATTGGTTATGGATGGATTGTGTAAAAGAAAGGAAGTTGAGACAGCCAGAAAATTGATGCACGATCTGGTTGGAAAAGGGGTGAAACCAAACACGTATACTTTCAACACTTTGATAGATGCTTATGTAAAGAAATCGAATCATGAGGGAGTGAAAGATATCTTGGCTACTATGGAGAAGGCCGGGGTGAATTTCAATGTGGCGACGTATACTCTTCGGATTAATTGGCAAGCGAAATACTTCGGTATTGAAAATGCAGTGAAGGTGTTTAAGGAAATGTCTGAAAAAGGTGTAGAAGCAGATGTTCATGTGTACACATTGATGATTAGTTTGTACTGTAAAAAAGGTGATATTAAGACTGCATTTGCTTTATTTGATGAGTTGGTGGAGAAGGGGGTGGAGCCTAATGCCCATACTTATAACTCATTGATATATGGTGTGTGCAAGATGGGGAACATGGATGCAGCGAAGGTCTTGCTCATTGAGATGCAAAGCAAAGGAATAAACTTGAATCGAGTTATTTTCAACACGCTGATGGATGGCTACTGCAAGCAAGGGATGATTGATGAAGCTTTGAAGTTGCAAGCTATTATGGAGAAGAAGGGATTTGATCCTGATGTATATGTGTACACTATGATTGCCAATTGTTTATGCAAATTAAACCGGCATGAGGAAGCGAAGAAGGAACTGTTCTCGATGGTGGAGAAGGGTGTCGCACCAAACGTGTATTCTTACACAACACTGATCGATATATACAGCAAGGAAGGTAATCTTGTTGAAGCTACTAGAACGTTAcatgagatggagaagaatggAGAGAAACCAAGCGTTGTGACATACAACGCTTTAATCCATGGATACTGCCGAAATGGGAGGATGAAGGAAGCAAATGAATTGAGGAGGAAACTGGAAGTTAAGGGGTTGCTGCCAGATAGTTACACGTACACCTCCCTCGTGCAGGGAGAATGTATAGCTGGGGATATAGATGAGGCGCTGAAGCTCTTCCAAGAGATGCAGATGAAGAATATAAATCCGGATGTAATAACTTACACAGCATTGATATCAGGGTTGTCCAAAGAAGGGAGATCAGAAGAGGCTTTCGAGTTGTATGACGAGATGAAAGAAGCTGGTGTCACGCCAGATGATACTGTATACTCTTGTCTTGTGGGCAGCCTCCATGCTACTCAAACTTAG
- the LOC121762786 gene encoding GDSL esterase/lipase At5g45670-like: MSQNLSLFCVFLIFGLLTPSTCLNTPKQGSKSKGMFVFGSSLVDNGNNNFLANSLAKADFSPYGVDFPLGPSGRFTNGENVIDILGKKLKIPDYIPPFTDPSTRGTKIVHGVNFASGGSGILDATGALAGNVTSLNQQISNFEKVTLPELELQLGSNNSKEILSKFLFVVGSGGNDYSLNFFLGLAGSNVSLEAFTNTLTATLSTQLKRLHELGARKFVLMAINPNGCTPMALARVPTQEGCVENLNRASVMFNANLKNLVDDIRPQMPGSNLVFVNAYKMMSDIIRFPRSRGFRDASNSCCEVRQVSEGGTGILCKRGGSICPNRRDYVFFDGLHPTEAVNVVIATKAFSSPLRAEVYPFNVMKLSQI; the protein is encoded by the exons ATGTCCCAAAATCTCTCACTCTTTTGTGTCTTTCTCATTTTTGGCTTGTTGACACCATCAACTTGTCTCAACACACCAAAACAAGGTTCCAAAAGCAAAGGCATGTTTGTTTTTGGGAGTTCATTAGTTGACAATGGCAACAACAATTTCCTTGCAAACTCCTTAGCCAAGGCAGATTTCTCCCCCTATGGAGTTGACTTCCCTCTTGGCCCTTCTGGAAGGTTCACCAATGGAGAAAATGTGATTGACATTTTGGGGAAGAAGCTGAAAATCCCAGACTACATCCCACCTTTCACTGATCCCTCAACAAGGGGGACCAAGATAGTGCATGGTGTCAACTTTGCTTCTGGTGGTTCTGGGATTCTTGATGCTACCGGTGCTCTTGCT GGAAATGTGACCAGTTTGAATCAGCAAATCAGCAATTTTGAGAAGGTGACTCTACCAGAACTGGAGCTGCAGTTGGGGAGCAATAACAGCAAAGAAATACTATCTAAATTCTTGTTTGTAgttggaagtggaggaaatgaCTACTCACTGAATTTCTTTCTGGGGTTGGCTGGCAGTAATGTCAGTCTTGAAGCATTTACTAACACTCTGACAGCCACTCTCTCTACCCAACTCAAG AGGTTGCACGAGTTGGGGGCACGGAAGTTTGTGCTAATGGCGATCAATCCGAATGGCTGCACTCCGATGGCCTTGGCCAGGGTCCCGACACAAGAGGGGTGTGTGGAGAATCTGAACAGAGCATCTGTTATGTTCAATGCCAACTTGAAGAACTTGGTAGATGATATCCGGCCTCAAATGCCCGGTTCTAATCTTGTTTTCGTCAATGCTTACAAGATGATGAGTGATATAATCAGATTTCCTAGATCTAGAG GTTTCCGCGATGCAAGTAATTCGTGCTGCGAAGTAAGGCAGGTGAGTGAAGGCGGGACGGGCATCTTGTGCAAGAGAGGAGGCTCGATTTGCCCCAACAGAAGGGACTATGTGTTTTTTGATGGCTTGCATCCAACAGAAGCTGTAAATGTTGTTATTGCAACCAAGGCTTTCTCTTCCCCACTGAGAGCTGAGGTCTACCCTTTCAATGTCATGAAGCTATCACAAATTTAA
- the LOC121772498 gene encoding G-type lectin S-receptor-like serine/threonine-protein kinase At1g34300, which yields MELSSLNIFMLFFILFSATSTAQDIPPGSTLYASNPQQSWASPNKSFTLSFIQESENAYFAAITYNSVPIWKAGGDPDGAVNSSAELRFLQDGNLQLVVVVGPTTSLVWQSNTSRQGINSASLDNSGNFMLKNGNVSVWTTFDNPTDTIVPEQNFTAGNVLRCGFYSFRLLSSGEMSLRWNNSVEYYTYRGINVTSDLNVSSPSLAMQPEGILSLLDPLLSSNVFMARGSDYGDLGDGILKFVKLDCDGNMRMYSSALSDGVGNRVVRWTAVSDQCEVFGFCGSYGVCKYDEADQVPTCGCPSRNFYPVDPNDGRKGCRMIGDIKSCQTTLLALNNTLFLTYPPQLDSDYFTGNIRACRSNCLVDTRCVASSSMADGTGACYMKRSDFISGHHSPILTSTSYVKVCDPALPNPPGSSRNDDGGSARLKIGVIVLGSGLLIVILVGMFLWIKCRGKQSYESLVSEYSFSDYASGVPVQFSYKKLQQLTKGFVEKLGEGGFGSVYRGVLSSKVVVAVKQLEGIGQGEKQFRMEVATISSTHHLNLVRLVGFCSEGKHRLLVYEFMKNGSLDSFLFPSLSSGEKVLNWACRYSIALGTAKGMTYLHEECRDCILHCDIKPENILLDESYNARISDFGLARLLNLNDHKHRSLITVRGTRGYLAPEWIANLPVTSKADVYSYGMVLLEIVSGRRNFEVSPETSNRRFSLWAYEQFEKGNVGAVVDKRLVESEIDFVQATRVLQVSFWCIQEHPSFRPTMGKVVQMLEGIADVQKPPPPLFLSDGSAQSSVVISSVSSSQIVAGSSSVSS from the coding sequence ATGGAGCTGTCATCATTGAATATTTTCATGCTGTTTTTCATCTTGTTTTCAGCTACATCTACAGCACAAGATATTCCTCCTGGCTCAACTCTTTATGCCTCAAATCCACAGCAATCATGGGCTTCTCCGAACAAATCTTTCACTCTTTCCTTCATTCAAGAATCCGAAAATGCCTACTTTGCTGCCATCACCTACAACAGTGTTCCTATCTGGAAAGCCGGTGGTGATCCGGATGGCGCTGTCAATTCCTCAGCCGAGCTGAGGTTTCTGCAAGACGGAAACCTCCAGCTAGTCGTGGTGGTGGGTCCCACGACGTCGTTGGTGTGGCAGTCCAATACCTCTAGACAAGGTATCAACTCTGCCTCACTTGACAACTCAGGCAACTTCATGCTCAAGAATGGAAATGTTTCTGTTTGGACAACCTTTGACAATCCCACTGATACTATTGTGCCTGAGCAGAATTTCACAGCTGGCAACGTCTTACGTTGTGGATTCTACTCTTTTCGCTTGTTGAGTTCAGGTGAAATGTCTCTGAGATGGAACAATTCTGTTGAGTACTACACATATAGAGGGATCAATGTGACCAGTGATTTGAATGTCAGCTCACCTAGTTTAGCTATGCAGCCTGAGGGAATTCTGTCCCTTCTCGATCCGTTGCTCTCGAGCAATGTCTTCATGGCTCGAGGGAGTGATTATGGCGATTTGGGTGATGGTATCCTGAAGTTTGTGAAGTTGGATTGTGATGGGAATATGAGGATGTATAGCTCTGCATTGAGTGATGGAGTTGGAAACAGAGTTGTGAGGTGGACTGCTGTGAGTGATCAGTGTGAGGTTTTCGGGTTCTGCGGAAGCTACGGAGTCTGCAAGTACGATGAAGCAGACCAAGTCCCCACATGTGGATGCCCTTCTAGAAACTTCTACCCTGTTGATCCTAATGATGGCAGGAAAGGTTGTAGAATGATAGGTGATATAAAGAGCTGTCAGACAACACTGCTGGCTTTGAACAATACCTTGTTCTTGACTTACCCTCCTCAGTTGGATTCTGATTATTTCACAGGAAATATCAGAGCATGTAGGTCTAACTGCCTTGTTGATACCAGGTGTGTTGCTTCGAGTTCAATGGCTGATGGAACAGGCGCTTGTTATATGAAAAGATCGGATTTCATCAGTGGCCACCACTCACCAATCCTCACCAGCACGTCGTATGTGAAGGTGTGTGATCCGGCCCTGCCTAATCCTCCGGGTTCTTCAAGAAACGACGATGGGGGATCTGCAAGGCTCAAGATTGGTGTCATAGTGTTGGGGAGTGGTTTGCTTATAGTCATTTTAGTCGGGATGTTTCTGTGGATTAAATGTAGAGGTAAGCAAAGTTATGAGAGTTTGGTATCTGAGTACTCCTTTTCAGACTATGCATCTGGTGTTCCTGTGCAATTCTCTTACAAGAAGCTCCAGCAGTTGACAAAAGGGTTTGTGGAGAAGCTGGGAGAAGGTGGATTCGGTTCCGTTTATAGAGGAGTTTTGTCGAGCAAAGTAGTTGTTGCTGTGAAGCAGCTAGAGGGGATAGGTCAAGGGGAGAAGCAGTTCAGAATGGAGGTAGCTACAATTAGTAGCACTCATCACTTGAATCTTGTGAGATTGGTTGGTTTTTGCTCCGAGGGAAAGCATAGGTTGCTTGTTTATGAGTTCATGAAGAATGGCTCTCTTGACAGCTTTCTCTTTCCCTCGCTGTCATCGGGTGAGAAGGTGTTGAATTGGGCTTGTAGATACAGCATTGCCTTAGGCACGGCTAAGGGGATGACGTACCTTCATGAAGAGTGTCGCGACTGCATTCTCCACTGCGATATAAAGCCAGAGAACATACTCTTGGATGAGAGCTACAATGCAAGAATCTCTGATTTCGGGCTAGCAAGGCTGTTGAACTTGAATGATCATAAGCATAGGAGTCTGATCACGGTGAGGGGAACGAGAGGGTACTTGGCTCCTGAGTGGATAGCTAACCTTCCGGTGACTTCCAAAGCCGATGTGTACAGCTATGGCATGGTGCTGCTTGAGATTGTGAGTGGGAGGAGGAACTTTGAGGTCTCTCCTGAGACGAGCAACAGAAGGTTCTCGTTGTGGGCATACGAGCAGTTTGAGAAGGGAAATGTGGGAGCAGTTGTTGACAAAAGGCTAGTGGAGAGTGAGATTGATTTTGTTCAAGCAACAAGGGTGCTGCAGGTGAGCTTCTGGTGCATTCAAGAACACCCGTCGTTTAGGCCTACGATGGGGAAGGTGGTGCAGATGCTTGAAGGGATTGCTGATGTGCAGAAACCACCTCCACCCTTGTTCTTGAGTGATGGATCAGCTCAATCTTCCGTTGTGATTTCATCAGTTTCGTCGTCCCAAATCGTGGCTGGTTCGTCCTCGGTTTCGTCTTGA